The following are from one region of the Planctomonas sp. JC2975 genome:
- a CDS encoding sugar transferase — MTEFRDPRTAAIGPSSFGALSARARAGAASDEQRWSRRYRVRLVTSDTVIVVATVGVAYVARFGFTHDDLGGIGKFYWVIALAVVGAWSLLLALFHTRDPRIIGVGAAEYRRVANASVITFGALAILFLVAKVDIARGFFVLTLPIGLVGLTFSRWLWRQWLNRQRAVGRYLSRAIVGGSPADVAYVIDQIRRNSGAAYHIVGVATDEPVAGDALDVSVVANLDNIATAAANLQVDTVILASQPSDGGDFVRDLSWRLEGTATDLVLAARLTDVAGPRIHFRQIDGLPLIHVEIPQFEGAKHAMKRALDVALSGLGLLLLSPVLIVLAVLVRLDSPGDAIFRQERVGRNNRRFTMYKFRSMVRSAEQDQQALTSGNEGAGLLFKLKNDPRVTRLGRVLRKYSLDELPQLWNVFVGDMSLVGPRPPLPCEVDAYEGAVHRRLFIKPGLTGMWQIGGRSDLTWDESVRLDLYYVENWSLTGDLIILWRTAKVLVHPAGAY, encoded by the coding sequence ATGACCGAATTCCGAGACCCGCGGACAGCCGCCATCGGTCCTTCGTCATTCGGCGCGCTATCAGCCAGAGCACGCGCAGGCGCAGCGTCGGACGAGCAGCGGTGGAGCAGGCGATACCGCGTGCGCCTCGTCACGAGCGACACGGTCATCGTGGTCGCGACGGTCGGTGTTGCGTACGTGGCGCGCTTCGGGTTCACGCACGACGACCTCGGCGGTATCGGCAAGTTCTACTGGGTGATCGCCCTTGCCGTGGTGGGCGCCTGGTCGCTGCTGCTGGCGCTCTTCCACACCCGCGATCCACGCATCATCGGCGTCGGAGCCGCAGAGTATCGCCGGGTGGCGAATGCGAGCGTGATCACGTTCGGCGCTCTCGCCATCCTGTTCCTGGTCGCCAAGGTCGACATCGCGCGGGGATTCTTCGTCCTCACGCTGCCGATCGGCCTCGTCGGTCTGACGTTCAGCAGATGGCTCTGGCGCCAATGGCTGAACCGGCAGCGGGCGGTCGGTCGCTACCTCTCGCGCGCCATCGTCGGCGGGTCGCCGGCCGATGTCGCGTATGTCATCGACCAGATCCGGCGAAACTCCGGCGCTGCCTATCACATCGTCGGCGTCGCGACAGATGAGCCCGTTGCCGGCGACGCCCTGGACGTGAGCGTGGTCGCGAACCTCGACAACATCGCGACGGCCGCCGCCAACCTGCAGGTCGACACGGTCATCCTCGCCAGCCAGCCGAGCGACGGTGGAGACTTCGTCCGCGATCTCAGCTGGCGTCTCGAGGGGACAGCAACCGATCTGGTGCTGGCCGCGCGGCTCACGGACGTGGCCGGCCCACGCATCCACTTCCGCCAGATCGACGGGCTTCCGCTCATCCACGTGGAGATCCCGCAATTCGAGGGTGCGAAGCACGCGATGAAGCGGGCGCTGGACGTGGCGCTCTCCGGGCTCGGGCTCCTGCTCCTTTCGCCTGTGCTCATCGTGCTCGCGGTGCTGGTGCGTCTGGACAGCCCAGGCGATGCGATCTTCAGGCAGGAGCGGGTAGGGCGGAACAACCGCCGATTCACCATGTACAAGTTCCGCAGCATGGTGAGGTCGGCCGAGCAGGATCAGCAGGCCCTGACCTCAGGCAACGAAGGCGCCGGGCTGCTGTTCAAGCTGAAGAACGATCCGCGGGTCACCAGGCTCGGCCGGGTGCTGCGCAAGTACTCGTTGGACGAGCTGCCGCAGCTGTGGAACGTCTTCGTCGGAGACATGAGTCTCGTCGGACCGCGGCCGCCGCTGCCGTGCGAGGTCGACGCCTACGAGGGCGCCGTGCATCGCCGGCTCTTCATCAAGCCGGGACTCACGGGAATGTGGCAGATCGGCGGACGCAGCGATCTGACGTGGGACGAGAGCGTCCGGCTGGACCTCTACTACGTGGAGAACTGGTCGCTCACGGGTGACCTCATCATCCTGTGGCGGACGGCCAAGGTTCTCGTCCATCCGGCGGGCGCGTACTGA
- a CDS encoding DUF4012 domain-containing protein: MSETTPQPERAKKRARRRIIWMVVAGIVVIVLGCAVWTAVRAWNAKGQLEASLPLIDKVQSQLSAGDASGAKATSAALAQHLHAARDDTSDPVWRAAELIPMLGGNLSAVRQVAGAASDVTDRAIVPLAGLAGTLDPSSFRPVDGRVPIQKLSAVAPAMTRADAALQSNIAIVGGIDTSSTIGPVTRAVQTLNTALQKAAGVVDPAARATRLLPEMLGADGPRDYLLVMQNNAEARATGGIVGAVAQLHASDGAVTLVRQASATDFPAPSEPVKELPSGTKALYGDITGEYLQDVTLTPNFPLSASLVSAMWEKRYGTTVDGVFSIDPVALSDVLAATGPVVVGGGEQLTSENVVQVLLSETYAQIDDPQQQDAFFNAAAAAVFTKVASGQFDPSTMISALAKAGDERRILLWSADARQQSLIAQTTLAGTLDSGTDAGRRFGVYLNDATGAKMDYYLRTAVQLGQATCRSDGRPDYVVRVTLTSSAPADAGTSLPWYVTGGGLSGVTPGDIHTTVAVYAPKGSVVAGASTGGADVPVQRITDDGHPVAHLQINLNPGQSSTYEFHFIGAPGGQDAGARAGAQPSAVVTPGVWPSTVSAAELSCSQIGK, from the coding sequence ATGTCCGAGACGACCCCCCAGCCCGAGCGCGCGAAAAAGCGCGCGCGGCGCCGCATCATCTGGATGGTCGTTGCAGGCATCGTCGTGATCGTGCTCGGGTGTGCGGTGTGGACTGCGGTACGTGCGTGGAACGCGAAGGGTCAACTCGAGGCGTCCCTTCCGCTCATCGACAAGGTTCAGTCCCAGCTCTCCGCCGGCGATGCCTCCGGTGCGAAGGCCACGTCGGCGGCGTTGGCGCAGCACCTTCACGCCGCGCGTGACGACACGAGCGATCCCGTCTGGCGAGCCGCCGAACTCATTCCCATGCTGGGCGGCAACCTGAGCGCCGTGCGCCAGGTCGCCGGTGCCGCGTCCGATGTCACTGATCGGGCCATCGTGCCGTTGGCCGGCCTCGCCGGGACCCTCGATCCTTCGTCGTTCAGGCCCGTCGACGGCAGGGTTCCGATCCAGAAGCTCTCCGCGGTCGCTCCAGCCATGACGCGCGCGGATGCCGCGTTGCAGTCCAACATCGCCATCGTGGGCGGCATCGACACCTCATCGACCATCGGGCCCGTCACCCGGGCGGTGCAGACCCTGAACACGGCTCTCCAGAAGGCGGCCGGGGTGGTCGATCCCGCTGCACGGGCAACGCGTCTGCTTCCAGAGATGCTCGGCGCGGACGGGCCGCGGGACTACCTGCTGGTGATGCAGAACAACGCAGAGGCTAGGGCGACGGGCGGCATCGTCGGTGCCGTCGCTCAACTGCATGCGAGCGATGGGGCGGTCACGCTCGTTCGTCAGGCGTCGGCGACCGACTTCCCCGCGCCGAGCGAACCGGTGAAGGAGCTCCCCTCCGGAACCAAGGCTCTCTACGGCGACATCACCGGCGAATACCTCCAAGACGTCACGCTGACGCCGAACTTCCCGCTCTCCGCCTCGCTCGTCAGCGCCATGTGGGAAAAGCGATACGGGACCACCGTGGACGGGGTCTTCTCGATCGACCCCGTCGCATTGAGCGACGTTCTCGCTGCCACTGGTCCGGTGGTCGTCGGTGGTGGAGAGCAGCTCACCAGCGAGAACGTCGTGCAGGTCCTGTTGAGCGAGACATATGCACAGATCGACGATCCGCAGCAGCAGGACGCCTTCTTCAACGCGGCCGCGGCAGCGGTGTTCACGAAGGTGGCGTCTGGCCAGTTCGACCCCTCAACGATGATCTCGGCATTGGCGAAGGCGGGCGATGAGCGCAGGATCCTGCTCTGGAGCGCTGATGCTCGGCAGCAGTCGCTGATCGCGCAGACGACGCTGGCCGGCACCCTCGACTCGGGCACCGACGCCGGTCGCAGGTTCGGCGTGTACCTCAACGACGCGACAGGCGCCAAGATGGACTACTACCTGCGAACGGCCGTGCAGCTCGGGCAGGCGACGTGCCGTTCGGACGGCCGACCCGACTACGTCGTGCGCGTCACCCTGACGAGCTCGGCACCCGCCGATGCCGGCACGTCGCTTCCGTGGTACGTGACGGGCGGCGGACTGTCGGGCGTCACCCCCGGTGACATTCACACCACCGTCGCCGTGTACGCCCCAAAGGGCAGTGTGGTCGCCGGGGCATCGACCGGCGGCGCCGATGTCCCGGTGCAACGGATCACGGACGACGGCCACCCTGTGGCACATCTGCAGATCAACCTGAATCCGGGGCAGAGCTCGACCTACGAGTTCCACTTCATCGGCGCCCCCGGCGGCCAGGATGCCGGCGCGCGCGCGGGCGCCCAGCCGAGCGCGGTGGTGACGCCTGGCGTCTGGCCGTCGACCGTGAGCGCGGCGGAGCTGAGCTGCTCGCAGATCGGCAAGTAG
- the tuf gene encoding elongation factor Tu: protein MAKAKFERTKPHVNIGTIGHVDHGKTTLTAAISKVLADKYPSNVNVPRDFASIDSAPEERQRGITINISHVEYETPKRHYAHVDAPGHADYIKNMITGAAQMDGAILVVAATDGPMAQTREHVLLAKQVGVPYLLVALNKSDMVDDEEILELVELEVRDLLSSQDFDGDNAPVIRVSGLKALEGDEAWTQSILDLMDAVDESIPDPVRDKDKPFLMPIEDVFTITGRGTVVTGRAERGTLKINSEVEIVGIRPTQKTTVTGIEMFHKQLDEAWAGENCGLLLRGTKREDVERGQVVVKPGSVTPHTQFEGTAYILSKDEGGRHNPFFSNYRPQFYFRTTDVTGVITLPEGTEMVMPGDTTDMTVELIQPIAMEEGLGFAIREGGRTVGAGTVTKIIK, encoded by the coding sequence GTGGCTAAGGCCAAGTTCGAGCGGACCAAGCCGCACGTCAACATCGGAACGATCGGTCACGTCGACCACGGCAAGACGACGCTCACCGCGGCGATCTCCAAGGTGCTCGCTGACAAGTACCCGTCGAACGTGAACGTCCCCCGTGACTTCGCTTCGATCGACTCCGCTCCCGAGGAGCGCCAGCGCGGTATCACGATCAACATCTCGCACGTCGAGTACGAGACCCCGAAGCGCCACTACGCGCACGTCGACGCCCCGGGTCACGCGGACTACATCAAGAACATGATCACCGGTGCCGCTCAGATGGACGGCGCGATCCTCGTGGTCGCGGCGACCGACGGCCCGATGGCTCAGACGCGTGAGCACGTGCTGCTCGCCAAGCAGGTCGGCGTTCCCTACCTGCTGGTCGCGCTGAACAAGTCCGACATGGTCGACGACGAGGAGATCCTGGAGCTCGTCGAGCTCGAGGTTCGCGACCTCCTGTCGAGCCAGGACTTCGACGGCGACAACGCACCGGTCATCCGCGTCTCGGGCCTCAAGGCTCTCGAGGGCGACGAGGCGTGGACGCAGTCCATCCTCGACCTCATGGACGCCGTCGACGAGTCCATCCCGGACCCGGTGCGCGACAAGGACAAGCCGTTCCTGATGCCGATCGAGGACGTCTTCACGATCACCGGTCGTGGAACCGTCGTCACGGGCCGCGCCGAGCGTGGCACGCTGAAGATCAACTCCGAGGTCGAGATCGTCGGCATCCGCCCGACGCAGAAGACCACGGTCACGGGTATCGAGATGTTCCACAAGCAGCTCGACGAGGCCTGGGCCGGTGAGAACTGTGGTCTGCTTCTCCGCGGCACCAAGCGCGAGGACGTGGAGCGCGGTCAGGTCGTCGTCAAGCCGGGTTCGGTCACGCCGCACACCCAGTTCGAGGGCACCGCGTACATCCTGTCCAAGGACGAGGGTGGACGTCACAACCCGTTCTTCTCGAACTACCGTCCGCAGTTCTACTTCCGCACCACCGACGTCACCGGCGTCATCACGCTGCCCGAGGGCACCGAGATGGTCATGCCCGGCGACACCACCGACATGACGGTCGAGCTGATCCAGCCCATCGCCATGGAGGAGGGCCTCGGCTTCGCCATCCGTGAGGGTGGACGCACCGTTGGCGCCGGCACGGTGACCAAGATCATCAAGTAG